In the Aneurinibacillus soli genome, one interval contains:
- a CDS encoding sugar phosphate nucleotidyltransferase, whose product MKIILLAGGSGKRLWPLSNEIRSKIFLKLLQTEDGGRESMIQRICRQLDSAGLLSSTYIVTHQSQFEIMRNHIGDHIPIISEPYKKGTFTAIALAITYLHSKIHTASDEIICVIPVDLLAEAAFFNLLHKLPDILSQSKADLALIGTNPTSPSNQFGYIVPKLNDSIDYYHVAKFVEKPDQKRAHTLIKKNALWNCGVFAFPLTFMLSSLEKKSLPLFYEDMFALYEQLPELSFDHEIVEKIHHSVVVPYNGTWNDLGSWDALAGHLESNILGSGQMTDDCINTHIVNELSYPINVIDVSNIIVAASSDGILIANKKNANRIKDIISTVHQRPLYEEKRWGTYSVLDHSRTEKEIETLTKKIKLLPGKNISYQLHHKRREIWIIISGSGEFILENKLYPIKTGDVLQIPLGAKHGVKAITPLEFIEVQIGTELVEDDIVRLAMSWKEAVKYCNNGDNRV is encoded by the coding sequence TTGAAAATTATTTTATTAGCTGGTGGTTCTGGAAAAAGGCTTTGGCCGCTATCAAATGAAATTCGTTCGAAAATATTTCTTAAGTTGCTACAAACAGAAGACGGCGGCAGGGAATCGATGATACAAAGGATTTGCAGACAATTGGATTCAGCTGGATTGCTTTCATCTACGTATATTGTTACGCATCAAAGCCAATTTGAAATCATGAGAAATCATATTGGTGATCATATCCCGATCATCAGTGAACCTTATAAAAAGGGCACATTCACTGCTATTGCTCTAGCTATCACCTATCTTCACTCAAAAATTCATACAGCTTCAGATGAAATAATTTGTGTTATCCCAGTCGATTTACTCGCTGAGGCTGCTTTTTTTAACCTATTACACAAACTTCCAGACATCCTTTCCCAATCCAAGGCTGATCTTGCCCTTATCGGAACGAATCCTACATCTCCCTCCAATCAATTTGGTTATATTGTGCCAAAACTAAACGACTCGATCGATTACTACCATGTTGCCAAATTCGTTGAAAAACCTGACCAAAAAAGAGCCCATACTCTGATTAAAAAGAATGCCCTGTGGAATTGCGGCGTCTTCGCCTTTCCGCTAACATTCATGCTTTCTAGCTTGGAGAAAAAAAGCCTGCCACTTTTTTATGAGGACATGTTTGCTCTATATGAACAGCTACCTGAATTAAGCTTTGATCATGAGATTGTAGAAAAAATTCATCATTCGGTCGTAGTTCCCTATAATGGAACCTGGAATGACCTAGGGAGTTGGGATGCACTAGCAGGTCATCTCGAAAGCAACATCCTTGGTTCAGGTCAAATGACAGATGACTGCATCAATACCCATATCGTCAATGAACTTTCCTATCCGATTAACGTAATCGATGTATCCAACATTATCGTAGCCGCAAGCTCAGATGGTATCTTGATTGCCAACAAAAAAAATGCGAATCGGATTAAAGATATAATTTCTACTGTTCATCAACGACCATTGTATGAAGAGAAAAGATGGGGAACATATAGCGTTTTGGACCACTCAAGGACAGAAAAAGAAATCGAGACCCTAACAAAAAAAATAAAGTTATTGCCAGGCAAAAATATAAGCTATCAATTACACCATAAAAGACGAGAAATCTGGATTATTATTTCCGGTTCCGGAGAGTTTATTCTGGAGAATAAACTTTATCCTATTAAAACGGGTGATGTTCTTCAAATCCCCCTTGGAGCAAAGCATGGGGTAAAAGCTATTACACCACTTGAATTTATCGAAGTCCAAATCGGGACTGAACTTGTTGAAGACGATATCGTTCGTTTAGCCATGAGCTGGAAGGAAGCAGTGAAATATTGTAACAATGGAGATAATCGTGTATAA
- a CDS encoding DUF6492 family protein encodes MMQKTNRQLTSKTKIDVLIPVIEKDLKVLPFVIDGVRKNVKHPIENILIVAPPSEKIKKLCRQKRCKFINENSVLPITKKDIKYRTNKWDRSGWLFQQLLKLSGDSLCSQKFYLVIDADTVLIRPHRFRQNQKTVFYCRNWSRAEYFRTYKKLMGKRATAPTYFVAHYMLFEKSKVKKLKRTIAAKHNTSWYSAIIRSINKSKQITFSEFETYGNFIYANYPGQFVIKKTLNRSLQRNVTNLTRLNTSRLAKKYRSISLHARKWYFKRSQTIKKHR; translated from the coding sequence ATGATGCAGAAAACTAATCGTCAATTAACCAGCAAGACAAAAATTGATGTCTTAATCCCTGTTATTGAGAAAGACTTGAAAGTCCTCCCCTTCGTAATTGACGGCGTCCGAAAAAATGTAAAACACCCGATCGAAAACATACTCATTGTTGCCCCTCCAAGTGAAAAAATCAAAAAATTATGCAGGCAAAAACGCTGCAAATTTATCAACGAAAACTCTGTCTTGCCCATCACAAAAAAAGATATTAAATATCGTACAAATAAATGGGATCGTTCAGGTTGGCTTTTTCAACAACTACTAAAACTAAGCGGCGACTCATTATGCTCCCAGAAATTCTATCTCGTTATTGATGCCGATACGGTGTTGATTCGCCCGCATAGATTTAGACAAAATCAAAAGACCGTATTCTATTGCAGAAATTGGAGCCGTGCAGAATATTTTAGAACGTACAAAAAACTGATGGGGAAAAGGGCTACCGCACCCACGTATTTTGTTGCCCATTATATGCTCTTTGAGAAGTCAAAAGTTAAAAAACTAAAAAGAACCATTGCAGCTAAACACAATACAAGCTGGTACTCAGCGATCATACGAAGCATTAATAAATCCAAGCAAATAACCTTCTCCGAATTTGAAACGTACGGGAATTTCATATACGCCAATTACCCTGGACAATTTGTTATAAAGAAGACTTTGAACCGAAGCCTACAAAGAAATGTAACAAATTTAACGAGATTAAACACAAGTAGACTAGCAAAAAAATACAGATCCATATCCTTACACGCACGAAAGTGGTATTTCAAAAGAAGCCAGACAATAAAAAAACACCGTTGA